One window of Campylobacter sp. RM12651 genomic DNA carries:
- a CDS encoding site-specific integrase, whose product MLYDKKIKLLKPGAKRIRKCDGDGLYIIIEPSGRKYFVYEYKYENKIKRKTLGDFLIDLNVKEAREVANNFKKTILENEKQYYSFDFLVDKYLKYQSKILKPLTFHLKENFTKKYILQYFKNKYIHEINRQDILNFLKSIESLNTKTYVKKAYNILNQIFNFCYMECEINPCSSIKISFIAKKYKVEHHPVISKDSDIAKLIQDINNAKENNIILHYAIKFMLLTALRSNNVCKLEWREIDLDDNTIEIKAFKMKNNRDFKLPLSKQAKNILLEIKQLKNYNSDKFVFYRIKSTTPIYTQDVSRFLQRLGYTNIMRPHSFRTLFSTICNENRREHKIFYDVIEKCLAHYKHDIRAVYNRADNFEDMRFLTQWYADYLDKIENFYNE is encoded by the coding sequence ATGCTGTATGATAAAAAAATCAAATTGCTAAAACCTGGTGCGAAGAGAATTCGCAAATGCGATGGCGATGGTTTGTATATTATTATAGAACCTTCTGGAAGAAAATATTTTGTTTATGAATATAAATATGAAAATAAAATCAAGCGTAAAACTTTAGGTGATTTTTTAATTGATTTAAATGTTAAAGAAGCAAGAGAAGTTGCAAATAATTTTAAAAAAACAATTTTAGAAAACGAAAAACAATATTATAGCTTTGATTTTTTAGTAGATAAATACTTAAAATATCAAAGTAAAATTCTAAAACCATTAACTTTTCATTTAAAAGAAAATTTTACCAAAAAGTATATATTACAATATTTTAAAAATAAATATATTCATGAAATTAATAGACAAGATATATTAAATTTTTTAAAAAGTATCGAATCTCTTAATACTAAAACATATGTTAAAAAAGCATATAATATATTAAATCAAATTTTTAATTTTTGTTATATGGAATGTGAAATAAATCCTTGCTCTTCAATAAAAATTAGTTTTATTGCTAAAAAATATAAAGTAGAACATCATCCGGTAATCTCTAAAGATAGTGATATTGCAAAATTAATTCAAGATATAAATAATGCAAAAGAAAATAATATAATTTTACATTATGCTATAAAATTTATGTTACTTACTGCTTTACGCAGCAATAATGTATGTAAGTTGGAATGGAGAGAAATTGATTTAGATGATAATACTATTGAAATCAAAGCATTTAAAATGAAAAATAATAGAGATTTTAAACTGCCTTTATCAAAACAAGCAAAAAATATTTTATTAGAAATAAAGCAATTAAAAAATTATAATTCTGATAAATTTGTTTTTTATAGAATTAAATCTACAACTCCTATATATACACAAGATGTAAGTAGATTTTTGCAACGATTAGGATATACAAATATTATGCGACCACACTCGTTTAGAACATTATTTAGCACTATATGTAATGAAAATAGAAGAGAACATAAAATATTTTATGATGTAATAGAAAAATGCTTAGCACATTATAAACATGATATTAGAGCTGTATATAATAGAGCTGATAATTTTGAAGATATGCGTTTTTTAACGCAGTGGTATGCTGATTACTTAGACAAAATTGAAAATTTTTATAATGAATGA
- the bet gene encoding phage recombination protein Bet yields the protein MSNLITTQQPQNGDLITFSEADLDLIKRQFFPQGGNETDMAYCLSVARKMGLDPIKKEIFFIPRATQINGQWVEKIEPLAGRDSFLKMARASGKLDGFKTTYEFKSVPVRRNGKWEKIEDVVAKCSVYHKDYRYPIEVEVAYNEYVGLKKDGTPTKFWAEKPITMIEKVAESQALRKAFGYFALYTFEELGADEVNNFAEVSHTGGVALSEVEAIEEAQIIEEPISREDLIDALDDLGLGLEIKPNAQGVEFGKVVGNTYNKTDTLKALGFKYKPDTQVWFIQL from the coding sequence ATGAGTAATTTAATCACTACTCAACAACCCCAAAATGGGGATTTAATTACTTTTAGTGAGGCTGATTTAGACCTCATTAAGAGGCAATTCTTCCCACAAGGGGGAAATGAAACAGATATGGCTTATTGCTTATCTGTGGCAAGAAAAATGGGGCTTGACCCCATAAAAAAGGAGATTTTTTTCATCCCAAGAGCCACACAGATAAATGGGCAATGGGTTGAGAAAATTGAACCACTAGCGGGAAGAGATTCCTTTTTGAAAATGGCGAGAGCCAGTGGGAAGCTAGACGGATTTAAAACCACTTATGAGTTTAAATCCGTTCCTGTTAGGAGGAATGGAAAGTGGGAAAAAATAGAAGATGTGGTAGCAAAATGTTCTGTCTATCACAAGGACTATAGATATCCCATTGAAGTAGAGGTGGCTTACAATGAATATGTAGGCTTAAAAAAAGATGGCACACCAACAAAGTTTTGGGCTGAAAAGCCTATAACGATGATAGAAAAGGTGGCAGAAAGCCAAGCTTTAAGAAAAGCTTTTGGTTATTTTGCACTTTATACTTTTGAAGAGTTGGGTGCTGATGAAGTAAACAACTTCGCTGAAGTTAGCCATACAGGTGGCGTAGCTTTAAGTGAAGTTGAAGCAATAGAAGAAGCTCAGATTATTGAAGAGCCAATAAGTCGTGAAGACTTAATAGATGCTCTTGATGATTTAGGTTTAGGGTTAGAGATTAAACCTAATGCTCAAGGCGTTGAATTTGGCAAAGTTGTGGGTAATACTTACAACAAAACCGACACGCTCAAGGCTTTAGGTTTTAAGTATAAACCAGATACACAAGTTTGGTTTATACAACTTTAA
- the ssb gene encoding single-stranded DNA-binding protein, translating into MNKVILIGRLVRDVEIKTISNTGNAVVNNAIAVSRYKTSNTGERIEETLFLDVVFYNRLAEVVGQYLRKGSKLMAEGYLQQQTWVDTATNQNRSKIQLVVENMEMLDNKPDEMQNNNAPKNNSQEYSCEDSDIPF; encoded by the coding sequence ATGAATAAAGTTATTTTAATTGGTCGTTTAGTAAGAGATGTTGAGATAAAAACCATTAGCAATACCGGAAATGCAGTAGTAAATAATGCAATAGCTGTTAGTAGATATAAAACTTCAAACACTGGCGAAAGAATAGAAGAAACTTTATTTTTAGATGTAGTTTTTTACAATAGATTAGCAGAAGTTGTAGGGCAATATTTAAGAAAAGGTTCAAAATTGATGGCTGAGGGTTATTTACAACAACAAACTTGGGTAGATACAGCAACCAATCAAAATCGTTCAAAAATTCAACTTGTAGTTGAAAATATGGAAATGTTAGACAACAAACCTGATGAAATGCAAAACAATAACGCACCTAAAAATAATTCACAAGAATATTCTTGTGAGGATAGTGATATTCCCTTTTAA
- a CDS encoding PD-(D/E)XK nuclease family protein, which produces MERVIKINAWFEENLAKVMAEDTTSSLGDRSKYIGASDIGGCLRASYLNKIEPKEIDTKQNLVFLRGHLAEGILKKAFSGLNLQPQVEVEYEPLSLKAHIDYVLESPKEAIIFECKSVNGLPENPYESWILQVQLQMWLLAQKINKPISAFVFCIDVNNGEYRFFEIKENKALLKLALDRVQELKGALENKVEPHPTLQGYCGKCPHKNTCPLVNSGDTSLVGNELMLRAEKLVAQVKSLKEQEKALDGEKEELKNALETLGVKKLSVESGNLLVTAESTRKSFDSKSFGNDYPELLEKYQKESVVKGSLKIS; this is translated from the coding sequence ATGGAAAGAGTTATAAAGATTAATGCTTGGTTTGAAGAAAACCTTGCAAAAGTTATGGCAGAAGATACCACTTCAAGCTTAGGCGATAGAAGTAAGTATATAGGTGCTTCAGACATCGGTGGGTGTCTGAGAGCTAGTTACCTCAACAAGATAGAACCCAAAGAAATAGACACTAAGCAAAACTTAGTGTTCTTAAGGGGACATTTGGCTGAGGGGATTTTAAAAAAAGCTTTCAGTGGTTTAAATCTTCAACCACAAGTTGAAGTGGAGTATGAGCCATTAAGCTTGAAAGCACATATTGACTATGTGTTAGAGAGCCCAAAAGAGGCAATAATCTTTGAGTGTAAGTCAGTTAATGGCTTACCTGAAAACCCATACGAAAGCTGGATACTTCAAGTTCAGCTACAAATGTGGCTTTTGGCTCAAAAAATAAATAAGCCAATTTCTGCTTTTGTGTTTTGCATTGATGTCAATAATGGAGAGTATCGTTTCTTTGAAATAAAAGAAAACAAAGCTCTCTTGAAATTGGCACTTGACAGAGTGCAAGAGTTGAAAGGTGCTTTAGAAAACAAAGTTGAGCCACACCCTACACTACAAGGGTATTGTGGTAAGTGTCCTCATAAAAACACTTGCCCACTTGTAAATAGCGGGGACACAAGTTTAGTAGGTAATGAGCTTATGCTCAGAGCTGAAAAACTTGTGGCTCAAGTGAAGAGCCTAAAAGAGCAAGAAAAAGCTCTTGATGGCGAAAAAGAAGAGCTTAAGAACGCTCTTGAAACGCTAGGTGTTAAAAAACTTAGTGTGGAGAGCGGTAATCTTTTAGTTACGGCTGAAAGCACACGAAAATCTTTTGATAGTAAGAGTTTTGGCAATGATTACCCAGAACTTTTAGAAAAATATCAAAAAGAAAGTGTTGTAAAAGGTTCTTTGAAAATAAGCTAA
- a CDS encoding DUF6722 family protein, with product MKKRTAENASKTFWDIGKLSFVGGIIAPTFFQKEEVQWGLVLGATIVAIIFFALAYYLDELYD from the coding sequence ATGAAGAAGAGAACTGCAGAAAATGCCTCTAAAACCTTTTGGGATATAGGAAAGCTTTCTTTTGTAGGAGGTATAATTGCACCTACTTTTTTTCAAAAAGAAGAGGTTCAATGGGGTTTAGTATTAGGTGCAACAATAGTTGCTATAATATTCTTTGCTTTAGCTTATTATCTTGATGAGCTATACGATTAA
- a CDS encoding toprim domain-containing protein: MGKYDLRSIKNIPIAEVIEALGGINAKGGRMFHCPNHKFHNNSDNNASMGIKQNTNTCKCFACGLGGDSIDLAKEILGTDFKGAVEWLGSTFGILEKSCSVAFIKPQRVKKAVKLMTFNYKKSFINILLKDYISQYDKMEKSQKYRFILTFIYRFSLTTNQAMKNDYYKGRGIDNPMINQIGFIGKKDKPQLIKLLSRYFPKDDLIEFKILNSKGEFVHYHNVCVVPFFGLYTNIIDGLMFRATHKGAKIKEMNLSNSDLALALPFGLNRNLITKAKEVFICEGHIDALCLKDKYAIGLSGCWGFKESFIGLLKGKKVYLCLDEDDAGRKASDNLYDMLRKHGVFVKIVRWNAEYGKDINDIMLNGKLDEVLGAL; the protein is encoded by the coding sequence ATGGGTAAATATGACCTTAGGTCAATAAAAAATATACCTATCGCTGAGGTTATTGAAGCGTTAGGTGGTATAAACGCTAAAGGTGGTCGTATGTTTCACTGCCCTAATCATAAATTCCACAATAATAGCGATAACAACGCTAGTATGGGAATTAAGCAAAATACTAACACTTGTAAGTGTTTTGCTTGTGGTTTAGGTGGAGATAGCATAGACCTAGCTAAAGAAATTCTAGGCACTGATTTTAAAGGTGCTGTGGAATGGCTAGGCTCTACCTTTGGTATTTTAGAAAAAAGTTGCTCAGTGGCATTTATAAAGCCGCAAAGAGTTAAAAAAGCTGTAAAGCTAATGACTTTTAACTATAAAAAGTCATTTATAAACATATTGTTAAAAGACTATATTAGTCAATATGACAAGATGGAAAAAAGCCAAAAGTATAGATTTATTTTAACCTTTATTTATAGGTTTAGTTTGACTACAAATCAAGCTATGAAAAATGACTATTATAAAGGTCGTGGGATTGATAACCCTATGATAAATCAAATTGGCTTTATAGGTAAAAAAGATAAACCTCAACTAATCAAATTGTTGAGTAGGTATTTTCCGAAAGATGATTTGATAGAGTTTAAGATTTTAAACTCAAAAGGCGAATTTGTTCATTATCACAATGTTTGTGTAGTGCCATTTTTTGGTTTATATACAAATATTATAGATGGGCTTATGTTTAGAGCAACGCATAAAGGAGCTAAGATTAAGGAAATGAACCTTAGTAATAGCGACTTAGCGTTAGCTTTGCCTTTTGGATTAAATAGAAACCTTATTACTAAGGCTAAAGAGGTATTTATTTGTGAGGGGCATATTGACGCTCTTTGTTTAAAAGATAAATACGCAATCGGTCTTAGCGGTTGTTGGGGTTTTAAAGAAAGTTTTATTGGGCTTTTAAAAGGCAAAAAGGTTTATTTATGTCTTGATGAAGATGATGCTGGTCGCAAGGCTAGTGATAATCTTTATGACATGCTTAGAAAACACGGCGTATTTGTAAAAATCGTTCGTTGGAATGCTGAGTATGGCAAGGATATAAATGATATTATGCTTAATGGTAAGCTTGATGAAGTTTTAGGAGCTTTATAG
- a CDS encoding ParM/StbA family protein has translation MEIIAIDIGYGDVKVLANGKEFKFPNAICLKGVEIEKYKLLSDNVPPKNEYLYNGKKYLVDKKINNAMNTRNIQYLLSYAPLLVYHALKLANIDLNDGKKRTLVTGLSVFNFKYTNDFGKILNKFYINDELVDFEGRVKIRPQGRGIFDSYQGNKKGLVYVVDVGYNTLDILAYKDGEPIPSDCFANEQGANKIIQDMKNILENKFDEINFTEQKAKEIFNSKKIEIAGEEISFADEIETLKSNYTEYLINLLSSRKDILYEANLVIFSGGGAYFLDKELIKELVKTADFSELPYEFANVRGYYEYYNTNNAKK, from the coding sequence ATGGAGATTATTGCAATCGATATTGGCTATGGAGATGTAAAAGTCTTAGCAAATGGAAAAGAATTTAAGTTTCCAAATGCTATTTGTTTGAAAGGTGTTGAGATAGAAAAATACAAACTATTATCCGATAATGTTCCCCCTAAAAATGAATATCTTTATAATGGAAAAAAATACTTAGTTGATAAAAAAATCAACAATGCGATGAATACAAGAAATATACAATATCTTTTAAGTTATGCACCTTTATTAGTCTATCACGCACTAAAACTAGCAAATATTGATTTAAATGATGGCAAGAAAAGAACCTTAGTTACGGGTTTATCTGTATTTAATTTTAAATACACAAATGACTTTGGGAAAATACTTAATAAATTTTATATAAATGATGAACTTGTTGATTTTGAGGGAAGAGTAAAAATTAGACCACAAGGTAGAGGCATTTTTGATAGTTATCAAGGTAATAAAAAAGGTTTAGTCTATGTAGTTGATGTAGGATATAACACGCTTGATATTTTAGCTTATAAGGATGGAGAACCTATACCATCGGATTGCTTTGCAAATGAGCAAGGAGCTAATAAAATCATTCAAGATATGAAAAATATATTAGAAAATAAATTTGATGAAATTAACTTTACTGAACAAAAAGCAAAAGAAATTTTTAATTCTAAAAAAATAGAAATTGCAGGAGAAGAAATAAGTTTCGCAGATGAAATTGAAACATTAAAGAGTAATTATACTGAATATTTAATTAACTTATTATCTTCAAGAAAAGATATATTATACGAAGCTAATTTAGTGATTTTTAGCGGTGGCGGAGCTTATTTTTTAGATAAAGAATTAATAAAAGAATTGGTAAAAACAGCTGATTTTAGTGAATTACCTTACGAATTTGCAAATGTAAGAGGTTACTATGAGTATTATAATACAAATAACGCTAAAAAGTGA
- a CDS encoding TrbC family F-type conjugative pilus assembly protein — MNKYKLVLSLFLCSFLMANDNSDKNIFNKKYQQADNNVVILKNDTYNINDLKNQNLKENIDLTIDNNFIIQNKNNDIINSTQQLNNIINNENYKNNFINAKKDLLYDLNSNASSELIQKLQSYNDNTNNLLLKNERIFIVLSSSLSKELIKNYFISVSKSPQDFAFVLRGVIGNDLKKLVPTINYFKDLNTISKQGFDLSINPKIIQAYNITKVPAIVYIKNYNNILEQHEQYEDKQINSSDDNVFIFYGDMALEYALEQINKKANSQSLQTLIKKLQVSEFYK; from the coding sequence ATGAATAAATATAAACTCGTGTTAAGTTTATTTCTTTGCTCTTTTTTAATGGCGAATGATAATTCTGATAAAAATATATTTAATAAAAAATATCAACAAGCAGATAATAATGTAGTAATACTTAAAAATGATACTTATAATATAAATGATTTAAAAAATCAAAATCTAAAAGAAAATATTGATTTAACTATAGACAATAACTTTATAATTCAGAATAAAAACAACGACATTATTAATTCAACACAACAACTCAACAATATTATCAATAATGAAAATTATAAAAACAATTTCATTAATGCAAAAAAAGATTTACTATACGATTTAAATAGTAATGCAAGTAGTGAGTTAATTCAAAAATTGCAAAGTTATAATGACAATACAAACAATCTTTTATTAAAAAACGAGAGAATATTTATTGTTCTTAGCTCTTCTTTATCAAAAGAATTAATTAAAAACTATTTTATTTCAGTAAGCAAATCTCCCCAAGATTTCGCATTTGTTTTGCGAGGCGTTATAGGAAATGATTTAAAAAAACTTGTTCCTACAATAAATTATTTTAAAGATTTAAATACTATCTCAAAGCAAGGTTTTGATTTATCAATAAATCCAAAAATTATTCAAGCATATAACATCACTAAAGTTCCTGCTATTGTGTATATTAAAAACTATAACAATATACTAGAACAACACGAACAATATGAAGATAAGCAAATTAATTCTAGCGATGATAATGTTTTTATTTTTTATGGGGATATGGCTTTAGAATATGCGTTAGAACAAATAAACAAAAAAGCTAATTCCCAATCATTACAAACTTTGATTAAAAAATTGCAAGTAAGCGAGTTTTATAAATGA
- the traF gene encoding conjugal transfer protein TraF: MKNILFHTIILSTIISNSLFSLDNFYDDKKRGWFYYEKMPIQKEKKKKEEKKPKEPIVFTQISQIPLNSLNSLTAQEFRQAFELAKDTAVMNPTQENVLAVQIMNNFMSNNASEFTSSWQKNLLDKNNLIIADTPTTTFESNQIKKEKKAKEKAFFENSELNYFVFYDKVDDKLLNIKRLISTMPYQVPTKYINILEYPNMKKEYNLEHFPSIYAITPTQKKRISNGNLLTQDLIIYFTMFQLDKDKKEINNE; encoded by the coding sequence ATGAAGAATATACTATTTCATACAATTATATTAAGCACAATAATATCAAATAGCTTATTTTCATTAGATAATTTTTATGATGATAAAAAGCGTGGTTGGTTTTACTATGAAAAAATGCCTATTCAAAAAGAAAAAAAGAAAAAAGAAGAAAAAAAACCTAAAGAACCTATTGTTTTCACACAAATTAGCCAAATACCTTTAAACTCTTTAAACTCTCTTACAGCACAAGAGTTTAGACAAGCTTTTGAATTAGCTAAAGATACAGCTGTAATGAACCCTACCCAAGAAAATGTATTAGCTGTGCAAATAATGAATAATTTTATGAGTAATAATGCTAGTGAATTTACTTCTAGTTGGCAAAAAAACCTACTTGATAAAAACAATCTCATCATAGCAGATACTCCAACGACAACTTTTGAAAGCAATCAAATCAAAAAAGAAAAAAAAGCTAAAGAAAAAGCATTTTTTGAAAACTCTGAATTAAACTACTTTGTATTCTATGATAAAGTAGATGATAAGTTATTAAATATAAAACGACTAATATCAACTATGCCTTATCAAGTTCCAACTAAATATATCAACATTCTTGAATATCCAAATATGAAAAAAGAATATAATTTAGAACACTTTCCAAGTATATATGCAATTACTCCAACGCAAAAAAAGAGAATATCTAATGGAAATTTGCTAACACAAGACTTAATTATATATTTCACTATGTTTCAGCTAGATAAGGATAAAAAGGAAATTAATAATGAATAA
- a CDS encoding ImmA/IrrE family metallo-endopeptidase — protein sequence MARSIAHIILHDKIEHIYFKNNYKNDSKDYEADVFASILLIPKKRIEQAWQLADYNIEKLAQILNNFPKKVILMRLLSLEIIV from the coding sequence ATAGCTCGTAGTATAGCACATATCATATTGCATGATAAAATAGAGCATATATATTTTAAAAATAACTATAAAAATGATAGTAAAGATTATGAAGCAGATGTTTTTGCATCTATATTGCTTATTCCTAAAAAAAGAATTGAACAAGCTTGGCAACTTGCAGACTATAATATAGAAAAACTAGCTCAAATTTTAAATAATTTTCCCAAAAAAGTGATTTTAATGCGATTGTTATCATTGGAAATAATAGTTTAA